A window of the Archocentrus centrarchus isolate MPI-CPG fArcCen1 chromosome 9, fArcCen1, whole genome shotgun sequence genome harbors these coding sequences:
- the elac1 gene encoding zinc phosphodiesterase ELAC protein 1, whose translation MTMDLTFLGTGSAYPSPYRGASALVLRTDGECWLFDCGEGTQTQLMKSQLRAGRITKVFISHLHGDHLFGLPGLLCTVSLNTSADPQQGLNCVDIYGPRGLRHFLRVALGVTGSQLLFSYAVHELEPTTDQSPEEGQLNPEMTAGCSPLHPQEQPGRTIHLDVSSESYLLFEDQRFVVKAFRLFHRIPSFGFCIQERDRPGRLKTEILKELGLKPGPLYGRLKAGESVTLESGRVVQPREVLEEAIPGRKICILGDCSSVLGEGPQRLCSGADILVHEATLGNEHREKAVDHGHSTPEMAAAVARACSARGLVLNHFSQRYKPSAMVKEGDEDHVSELKRQAEEALQDTRTEVTLAEDFLTLQIPLRRSR comes from the exons ATGACCATGGATTTGACTTTCCTCGGGACCGGCTCGGCTTACCCGTCCCCTTATCGCGGTGCTTCGGCTCTGGTGCTGCGGACGGACGGGGAGTGCTGGCTGTTTGACTGCGGAGAGGGAACCCAGACCCAGCTGATGAAGAGCCAGCTCAGAGCCG GGCGAATCACCAAAGTTTTCATCTCCCACTTACATGGAGATCACTTGTTTGGTTTACCCGGTCTCCTCTGCACTGTGAGTCTCAACACCAGCGCTGACCCTCAGCAGGGTCTGAACTGTGTAGACATCTATGGACCACGAGGTCTCAGACACTTCCTCAGAGTGGCTCTTGGCGTCACCGGATCACAACTGCTCTTCTCTTATGCAG TGCATGAATTGGAGCCCACAACTGACCAGAGTCCAGAAGAGGGACAACTTAACCCTGAG ATGACAGCAGGGTGCAGTCCTCTCCATCCACAGGAGCAACCGGGCAGAACGATCCACCTGGATGTCTCCAGTGAGAGTTATCTACTCTTTGAAGACCAGAGGTTTGTGGTCAAAGCCTTCAGGTTGTTTCACCGCATCCCTTCTTTTGGTTTTTGCATCCAGGAGCGTGATCGACCTGGAAGGTTGAAAACTGAAATCCTAAAGGAACTAG GCCTGAAACCAGGGCCTCTCTATGGGCGCCTCAAAGCTGGGGAGTCAGTAACTCTTGAAAGTGGGCGTGTGGTGCAGCCTAGGGAGGTGTTAGAAGAAGCTATCCCAGGGAGGAAAATCTGCATTTTAGGGGACTGTAGCTCAGTGCTCGGGGAAGGGCCGCAGAGGTTGTGCAGTGGAGCGGACATTCTGGTTCATGAGGCCACCCTTGGGAACGAGCACCGAGAGAAAGCAGTGGACCATGGGCACAGCACGCCTGAGATGGCAGCGGCAGTAGCTCGGGCTTGCAGTGCACGGGGACTGGTGCTAAACCACTTCAGTCAGCGGTACAAACCCAGCGCCATGGTGAAGGAAGGGGATGAAGACCATGTTTCAGAGCTGaagagacaggctgaagaagctcTGCAGGACACTAGGACAGAAGTGACTCTAGCAGAGGACTTTCTCACTCTACAGATCCCTCTCAGAAGGTCAAGGTAA
- the me2 gene encoding NAD-dependent malic enzyme, mitochondrial has protein sequence MLSRLRTGCSLRPCISVCRWVHTKEKGKPLMLSPRTNKGMAFSLQERQILGIHGLLPPKVETQEIQALRFQKNLKKLNDPLEKYIYLMGIQERNEKLFYRVLMEDIEELMPIVYTPTVGLACTQYGHIFRRPKGLFISILDRGHIRSILDNWPETNVAVVVVTDGERILGLGDLGVYGMGIPVGKLCLYTACAGIRPEKCLPVVIDVGTDNKTLLKDPFYMGLYQKRDRSQAYDDLIDEFMEAVVDKYGQDTLIQFEDFGNHNAFRFLRKYREKFCTFNDDIQGTASVALAGLLAAQRAIGKPITEHRVLFLGAGEAALGIANLIVMAMMEKGMTQAEARKKIWMYDKDGLLVKGRLQEMDPNQEAFIHDSPGNVQSFLDAVNTIKPTAIIGVAGAGPLFTHDVIKVMGTLNERPIIFALSNPTNKAECTAEEAYTLTDGRCLFASGSPFGPVTLSDGRVLTPGQGNNAYIFPGVGLAVILSGVRHISDTVFLEAAKTLAEQLTDKELEEGRLYPPLSNIREVSIQMAVKVVEYLYAKGMAFHYPEPLDKNAFVRATIWNTDYESFLPDTYDWPDVSFTPKSN, from the exons GGTATGGCCTTTTCGCTTCAAGAGCGCCAGATTTTGGGGATACATGGTCTGCTGCCTCCCAAAGTGGAGACTCAGGAAATTCAGGCCCTGCGCTTTCAGAAAAATCTCAAGAAGCTGAACGATCCCCTGGAGAA GTACATCTACCTGATGGGCATCCAAGAAAGGAATGAGAAGCTTTTCTATAGAGTGTTGATGGAAGACATAGAGGAACTGATGCCAATTGTTTACACTCCCACTGTAGGCCTTGCCTGTACGCAGTATGGACATATCTTTAGAAGACCAAA AGGCTTGTTTATTTCCATTCTGGACAGAGGACACATCCGCTCCATCCTGGACAACTGGCCAGAGACTAATGTTGCA GTAGTAGTAGTAACTGATGGGGAGCGAATTTTGGGATTAGGGGACCTGGGTGTTTACGGAATGGGAATACCTGTTGGAAAACTTTGCCTGTACACTGCCTGTGCCGGCATCAGACCTGAGAAATGTCTGCCTGTGGTGATCGATGTTGGGACGGACAATAAG ACTCTCCTTAAGGATCCATTTTACATGGGGCTGTACCAAAAGCGAGACCGCTCCCAAGCATATGATGATCTGATTGATGAGTTTATGGAAGCTGTTGTGGACAAATATGGGCAGGACACACTCATCCAGTTTGAGGACTTTGGGAACCACAATGCATTCCGCTTCCTTAGGAAGTACAGGGAGAAGTTCTGTACCTTCAATGATGACATCCAAG GCACAGCATCTGTAGCCCTTGCCGGTCTGTTAGCAGCTCAGAGAGCCATTGGCAAACCGATCACTGAACACCGGGTGCTGTTCCTGGGAGCAGGAGAG GCTGCCCTTGGAATTGCCAATCTGATTGTGATGGCCATGATGGAGAAAGGGATGACTCAAGCTGAGGCCAGAAAGAAAATCTGGATGTATGATAAAGATGGTTTACTTGTAAAG GGCAGACTGCAAGAAATGGACCCTAACCAGGAAGCGTTTATCCATGACAGTCCAGGAAATGTACAGAGTTTCCTAGATGCTGTCAACACCATCAAACCTACAGCTATCATTG GTGTGGCAGGAGCTGGACCTCTGTTTACCCATGATGTCATCAAGGTCATGGGAACCCTCAATGAACGGCCTATCATCTTTGCCTTGAGTAACCCAACCAATAAAGCAGAATGCACAGCAGAAGAGGCCTACACACTGACAGAT GGAAGATGTCTTTTTGCGAGTGGCAGCCCTTTTGGTCCGGTGACTCTGAGCGATGGCCGCGTCCTTACGCCAGGACAAGGGAACAACGCTTATATCTTTCCag GTGTGGGCCTGGCTGTAATCCTGAGTGGAGTGAGACACATCAGTGACACAGTTTTCTTAGAGGCTGCCAAG ACTCTTGCAGAGCAGCTGACAGATAAAGAGCTTGAAGAAGGCAGACTCTACCCTCCTCTGTCCAACATCAGAGAGGTCTCTATCCAGATGGCTGTCAAG GTGGTGGAGTATCTCTATGCTAAAGGCATGGCGTTCCACTACCCTGAGCCTCTGGACAAGAACGCCTTTGTGCGGGCTACTATCTGGAACACCGACTACGAATCCTTCCTGCCAGACACCTATGACTGGCCAGATGTCAGCTTTACCCCGAAGTCTAACTAG